A stretch of the Ignavibacteriales bacterium genome encodes the following:
- a CDS encoding purine-nucleoside phosphorylase, protein MPSELRTHIDETVQFIRTKTASTPSIGIILGTGLGALVQEIEKETVIDYGDIPHFPVSTVESHHGKLIFGTLAGKKVVAMQGRFHYYEGYAMSRITFPVRVMKFLGVETVLISNAAGALNPAYVRGDVMLMSDHINLLGDNPLIGPNDDSLGPRFPDMSEPYSYELIHKAEAIAAELGIKVQTGVYVAMTGPNLETRSEYRFLRMIGADAVGMSTIPENIVAVHMGMRVFGVSIVTDECFPDTLKPITLEEVIAVANKAEPKMTAIMKELVKRM, encoded by the coding sequence ATGCCCAGCGAGCTTCGCACACATATTGACGAAACGGTCCAATTCATCCGGACGAAGACTGCATCGACTCCAAGCATCGGCATTATTCTGGGGACCGGCCTCGGAGCCCTTGTCCAGGAGATTGAAAAAGAGACCGTCATCGACTACGGCGACATACCGCATTTCCCTGTCTCAACAGTCGAATCGCATCACGGCAAACTGATTTTCGGAACCCTCGCCGGCAAGAAGGTCGTCGCAATGCAGGGACGCTTTCACTACTACGAGGGATACGCGATGTCCCGGATTACGTTTCCGGTCCGCGTGATGAAATTCCTCGGCGTGGAGACGGTGCTCATCTCGAATGCTGCCGGTGCGCTCAACCCGGCCTACGTGCGCGGTGATGTGATGCTGATGTCCGATCACATCAATCTGCTCGGTGACAACCCGCTGATCGGTCCCAACGACGATTCGCTCGGCCCCCGGTTCCCTGATATGTCGGAACCGTACAGCTATGAGTTGATACACAAGGCGGAGGCGATCGCGGCTGAGCTTGGCATCAAGGTTCAAACAGGCGTGTATGTGGCGATGACGGGCCCGAACCTCGAAACGAGATCAGAATATCGCTTCCTTCGCATGATCGGCGCCGACGCCGTCGGTATGTCGACGATCCCTGAGAACATCGTTGCGGTCCATATGGGGATGAGAGTCTTCGGTGTTTCCATAGTCACGGACGAGTGTTTCCCGGACACACTGAAGCCGATCACGCTCGAAGAGGTCATAGCCGTTGCAAACAAAGCCGAACCAAAGATGACGGCGATCATGAAGGAGCTGGTGAAAAGGATGTAA
- a CDS encoding DivIVA domain-containing protein, with the protein MKITPLDIKRQQFKKVMRGYDPVEVDTFLDMLSHELEDVVGRNKEFRDKLIELETQLKGYKDMERTLQQTLRQAQETSGKEIENSRKEATLIVQEAELKASQIVDKARTDFGRMKEEIANLKARKESILSRLKVLLRSEIDLIKALEIDDDPSQQDSSRGTGKENLEIDEILKKL; encoded by the coding sequence ATGAAGATTACACCGCTTGACATCAAAAGGCAGCAGTTCAAAAAGGTGATGCGGGGATATGACCCTGTTGAAGTGGATACCTTTCTCGACATGCTCTCGCACGAGCTCGAAGATGTTGTTGGCCGGAACAAAGAGTTCAGGGACAAGCTGATCGAGTTGGAGACGCAGCTCAAAGGTTACAAGGATATGGAAAGGACCCTGCAGCAGACTCTTCGGCAGGCCCAGGAGACGAGCGGCAAGGAGATAGAGAATTCGCGCAAAGAAGCCACGCTGATTGTGCAGGAAGCCGAACTCAAGGCGTCTCAGATTGTCGACAAGGCGCGGACGGATTTCGGCCGCATGAAGGAAGAGATCGCGAACCTCAAGGCGCGCAAAGAGAGCATCCTCAGCAGACTGAAAGTGCTTCTCAGATCAGAGATCGATCTCATCAAGGCTCTGGAAATCGATGACGATCCTTCGCAGCAGGATTCTTCCAGAGGAACCGGCAAAGAGAACCTTGAGATTGATGAGATACTGAAGAAACTCTGA